One Mobula hypostoma chromosome 5, sMobHyp1.1, whole genome shotgun sequence DNA segment encodes these proteins:
- the commd6 gene encoding COMM domain-containing protein 6 isoform X2 yields MSGAGPAERGGSAALDMAGLELLLGTGWAGFENSIETMSKLPQDLFAEVCQQIMLYLQCKTPGVNTVELAERLQTAGVELDVEATKKIVHVITLIFRAAAQCDVSAEELIVKLSDSSSKWSKQALQVIRHVWNEQGKLIGTAEDAKHMLTVGQLVDLQWKLGMAVSSDSCKSLNCPYVTIALKVADPSGEIIRRSFEMTVPQFQNFSKQFRELATVLEMV; encoded by the exons ATGAGCGGGGCGGGGCCAGCCGAGCGGGGCGGAAGTGCAGCGTTGGATATGGCTGGTCTGGAGTTGCTGCTCGGGACAGGATGGGCAG GTTTTGAGAACTCTATTGAAACCATGAGTAAATTGCCCCAGGATTTATTTGCAGAGGTG TGCCAGCAGATCATGTTATACCTACAATGCAAAACCCCTGGTGTGAATACTGTTGAATTGGCTGAA AGACTTCAAACTGCTGGTGTTGAACTGGATGTGGAAGCTACTAAGAAGATAGTTCATGTTATCACGTTGATTTTCAG GGCAGCCGCGCAGTGCGATGTGTCAGCTGAAGAGCTCATTGTGAAGCTGTCAGACAGCAGCAGTAAGTGGTCGAAGCAAGCGCTTCAGGTTATCCGTCACGTGTGGAACGAACAGGGCAAACTCATTGGGACGGCAGAGGACGCCAAGCACATGTTAACAGTAGGACAG CTTGTAGATCTGCAATGGAAACTGGGAATGGCTGTCAGTTCCGACAGCTGCAAGTCTCTGAACTGCCCATATGTGACCATAGCACTGAAAGTAGCTGATCCCTCAGGTGAAATAATCAGGAGATCATTTGAAATGACTGTTCCTCAGTTCCAG AACTTCTCCAAGCAGTTCCGAGAACTGGCCACTGTCCTTGAAATGGTCTGA
- the commd6 gene encoding COMM domain-containing protein 6 isoform X1 yields MSGAGPAERGGSAALDMAGLELLLGTGWAGFENSIETMSKLPQDLFAEVCQQIMLYLQCKTPGVNTVELAERLQTAGVELDVEATKKIVHVITLIFSRAAAQCDVSAEELIVKLSDSSSKWSKQALQVIRHVWNEQGKLIGTAEDAKHMLTVGQLVDLQWKLGMAVSSDSCKSLNCPYVTIALKVADPSGEIIRRSFEMTVPQFQNFSKQFRELATVLEMV; encoded by the exons ATGAGCGGGGCGGGGCCAGCCGAGCGGGGCGGAAGTGCAGCGTTGGATATGGCTGGTCTGGAGTTGCTGCTCGGGACAGGATGGGCAG GTTTTGAGAACTCTATTGAAACCATGAGTAAATTGCCCCAGGATTTATTTGCAGAGGTG TGCCAGCAGATCATGTTATACCTACAATGCAAAACCCCTGGTGTGAATACTGTTGAATTGGCTGAA AGACTTCAAACTGCTGGTGTTGAACTGGATGTGGAAGCTACTAAGAAGATAGTTCATGTTATCACGTTGATTTTCAG TAGGGCAGCCGCGCAGTGCGATGTGTCAGCTGAAGAGCTCATTGTGAAGCTGTCAGACAGCAGCAGTAAGTGGTCGAAGCAAGCGCTTCAGGTTATCCGTCACGTGTGGAACGAACAGGGCAAACTCATTGGGACGGCAGAGGACGCCAAGCACATGTTAACAGTAGGACAG CTTGTAGATCTGCAATGGAAACTGGGAATGGCTGTCAGTTCCGACAGCTGCAAGTCTCTGAACTGCCCATATGTGACCATAGCACTGAAAGTAGCTGATCCCTCAGGTGAAATAATCAGGAGATCATTTGAAATGACTGTTCCTCAGTTCCAG AACTTCTCCAAGCAGTTCCGAGAACTGGCCACTGTCCTTGAAATGGTCTGA